Below is a genomic region from Persicimonas caeni.
GAAAGGGAACTCGCCGAGGAGATCGGCGAAGGAGAGTTGCGTACGGCGCACGAGGTCTTGTTGCGGGTGGTGGATTGGGTTGAAGGAGAGTAGGCCTTGCAGGTGCGCGGCGGCTGCTATTGAGGTGGAATGAGTATTAAAGGGCGGACGATTCGTCGCGTTTGAGCGAAGAGGATGTCGTGGCTGATAAGACACGTGGCTTGTCAGCAATGCGTGCTCTTCGCTCGAATGTTGCGAGTCGTCCGCCCTTCAATTGTCTTTCGCGAGGGCGCTGTCGAGCCCTCGCCTCAAATAGCTGGCCTTCAAGAATCGAGGCGCTGCATCACACCTCCGGAAGCTCGGCCAACGCCGCGTCGAGCTTTTCGGCGTCGTAGTCGCGGTCTTCCAGGTTACCTGCGAAGTACTCGTCGTAGGCGGCCATGTCGAAGTTGCCGTGGCCCGACAGGTTGAACAGGATCGTCTTCTCTTCGCCGCGCTCCTTGCAGGCCAGCGCCTCGTCGATGGCGCCTTTGACGGCGTGGTTGCTCTCGGGGGCGGGGATGATGCCCTCGGCGCGCGAGAAGAGCACGCCGGCCTCGAAGCAGCCCGTCTGGTGGAAGGCGCGCGCTTCGATGATGCCGAGCTCCTTGAGGTGGCTCACCAGCGGCGACATGCCGTGGTAGCGCAGCCCGCCGGCGTGGAAGCCGGGCGGGATGAAGTTCGAGCCGAGGGTGTGCATCTTCATCAACGGCGTCAGGTGGCCGGTATCGCCGAAGTCGTAGGCGTATTTGCCGCGGCTGAGCGTGGGGCAGGCGGTCGGCTCGCAGGCGACGATCTCGACGTCCTGGCCGCCGCGAAGCTTCTGGCCGATAAACGGGAAGGTCAGCCCGGCGAAGTTGCTGCCGCCGCCGGCCGCTCCGAAAATGACGTCGGGGTAGGCGTCGGCCATCTCCATCTGCTTGATCGCCTCGAGCCCGATGACGCTCTGGTGGGTCATCACGTGGTTGAGCACGCTGCCGAGCGAGTATTTGGTGTCGTCGTTCTTGGCGGCCAACTCGACCGCCTCGCTGATGGCGATGCCCAGGCTGCCGGTGGTGTTGGGGTCTTTGGCCAGAATTTTTCGGCCCGACTCGGTCTCCTCGCTCGGGCTCGGCACGCACTCGGCGCCGTAGGCCTGCATCATCGCCTTGCGATACGGCTTCTGCTCGTAGCTCACCCGCACCATGAAGACTTTGATGTCGATGCCGAAGATCGCGCCGGCAAAGGCCAGCGACGAGCCCCACTGGCCGGCGCCGGTTTCGGTGGTGATGCGCGTGATGCCCGCCTCTTTGTTGTAGAAGGCCTGCGCGACCGAGGTGTTCGGCTTGT
It encodes:
- a CDS encoding TrpB-like pyridoxal phosphate-dependent enzyme encodes the protein MSDDRLKYLLDEQDIPKSWYNIAADLPEPPPAVLHPATGEGIGPDDLAPLFPMALIEQEVSTEREIEIPNPIIDVLRMWRPTPLYRARNLERVLDTPAKIFYKYEGTSPTGSHKPNTSVAQAFYNKEAGITRITTETGAGQWGSSLAFAGAIFGIDIKVFMVRVSYEQKPYRKAMMQAYGAECVPSPSEETESGRKILAKDPNTTGSLGIAISEAVELAAKNDDTKYSLGSVLNHVMTHQSVIGLEAIKQMEMADAYPDVIFGAAGGGSNFAGLTFPFIGQKLRGGQDVEIVACEPTACPTLSRGKYAYDFGDTGHLTPLMKMHTLGSNFIPPGFHAGGLRYHGMSPLVSHLKELGIIEARAFHQTGCFEAGVLFSRAEGIIPAPESNHAVKGAIDEALACKERGEEKTILFNLSGHGNFDMAAYDEYFAGNLEDRDYDAEKLDAALAELPEV